Proteins encoded within one genomic window of Empedobacter falsenii:
- a CDS encoding ATP-dependent helicase, whose protein sequence is MAEGRLNLEPEVQEIFQSIDNGRNFLLSGGAGSGKTYSLVSVIRQAIAENPTAKVACMTYTNAAVKEIEERVNHKNLNVSTIHDFLWDSIKHFQKELKEALISLANNDEVTKISIEEVNPVPDDYYAVLPDGVQYKEFVRIREGIISHDELLTVANYLFEKYPKLSSIVKDKYKFIFIDEYQDTNKAVVETFLTHFKKSERKNIVGFFGDAMQSIYEDGIGNLDDYKGEDAEKVNEIPKKQNRRNPKLIIDLANKLRTDGITQEPSADPKAPNMAGGVIKQGTVLFLHSTDGNINKVEEFLAANYAWDFNNSKETKELNLTHNLIAGKAGFRTLMDIYDRDHVLSYRDRIKKYIKDNNVANDFSENTFGEVIEVLQQGKSGRDLNAVRPTNTMQIFIDGNAELYNYAKSLKFLEFSKMYVDKDQLLDDKKQDEDDENKKGSKRDNLIKHLFKIQNNISLYQNKKYNEFLRATDYHFKITNIASKKALKENIESLVNVGDNTIEQVINDANEKRICLIDDKLIAFKENKEYLYNRVKDVKFSEFQKLYEYLEGQTPFSTQHKTKGAEFDNVLVILDNGGWNNYNFGNLFLETGSATVLDRTQKIFYVCCTRAKENLAVFFHNPDAQVIAKAKEWFGDANVIDID, encoded by the coding sequence ATGGCTGAAGGAAGATTAAATTTAGAACCGGAAGTACAGGAAATTTTTCAGTCAATTGATAACGGCAGGAATTTCCTATTAAGCGGCGGTGCAGGAAGTGGTAAAACATATTCATTAGTAAGTGTTATTCGTCAAGCAATAGCCGAAAATCCAACAGCTAAGGTTGCTTGTATGACATACACTAATGCAGCAGTTAAAGAAATTGAAGAAAGGGTAAACCATAAAAATCTTAATGTATCCACTATACACGATTTCTTATGGGATAGTATTAAACATTTTCAAAAAGAACTTAAAGAAGCTCTTATTTCCTTAGCGAACAATGACGAAGTAACCAAAATTTCTATTGAAGAAGTCAATCCTGTTCCAGATGATTATTATGCAGTTTTGCCTGATGGTGTACAGTACAAAGAGTTTGTTAGAATACGTGAAGGAATTATATCCCACGATGAATTACTTACAGTAGCCAACTATCTCTTTGAAAAATACCCCAAACTTAGCAGTATAGTAAAAGATAAATACAAATTCATTTTCATTGATGAATATCAGGATACAAATAAAGCTGTTGTAGAAACATTTCTTACACATTTCAAGAAAAGTGAAAGAAAGAATATCGTAGGTTTTTTTGGAGATGCTATGCAATCAATTTATGAAGATGGCATTGGTAACTTAGACGATTATAAAGGAGAAGATGCTGAAAAAGTAAACGAAATTCCAAAGAAGCAAAATAGAAGAAATCCCAAACTTATTATTGATTTGGCGAACAAACTTCGTACCGATGGTATAACTCAAGAGCCATCTGCCGACCCGAAAGCTCCTAATATGGCTGGTGGTGTAATAAAGCAAGGCACTGTTTTGTTTCTGCATTCCACTGATGGGAACATCAATAAGGTTGAAGAGTTTTTAGCAGCAAATTATGCTTGGGACTTCAATAATTCAAAGGAAACAAAAGAACTGAACCTTACTCACAATTTAATAGCAGGTAAGGCTGGTTTTAGAACCTTGATGGATATTTATGATAGAGACCACGTGTTAAGCTATAGAGATAGAATTAAGAAATACATTAAAGATAATAACGTAGCTAATGATTTTTCAGAAAATACATTTGGAGAAGTAATTGAAGTATTACAGCAAGGAAAAAGTGGCAGAGATTTAAACGCTGTTCGTCCAACAAATACAATGCAGATTTTTATTGATGGTAATGCCGAATTGTATAATTATGCCAAATCATTAAAGTTTCTTGAATTTTCCAAAATGTATGTTGACAAAGACCAATTACTTGATGATAAAAAGCAAGATGAAGATGATGAAAACAAGAAAGGTTCAAAAAGAGATAATCTTATAAAACACTTATTTAAAATTCAGAATAATATTTCTTTGTATCAAAATAAAAAGTACAATGAATTTTTAAGAGCCACAGATTATCATTTTAAAATAACAAATATTGCAAGCAAAAAAGCCTTAAAAGAAAATATTGAAAGCCTTGTGAATGTTGGAGATAATACGATTGAACAAGTTATTAATGACGCTAACGAAAAGAGAATTTGTTTGATTGATGATAAGCTGATTGCTTTTAAAGAGAACAAAGAGTATTTGTATAATCGAGTGAAGGATGTTAAGTTCAGTGAATTTCAAAAACTATATGAATACCTTGAAGGACAAACACCGTTTTCAACACAGCATAAAACCAAAGGTGCAGAATTTGACAATGTTTTAGTTATACTTGATAATGGCGGTTGGAATAATTATAATTTTGGTAATCTTTTCTTAGAAACAGGGTCAGCAACTGTATTGGATAGAACTCAAAAAATATTCTATGTTTGTTGTACAAGGGCTAAAGAAAATTTAGCGGTTTTCTTTCACAATCCAGATGCACAAGTTATTGCAAAAGCTAAAGAATGGTTTGGAGATGCTAATGTGATTGATATTGATTAA
- a CDS encoding DUF3408 domain-containing protein: MEKDNKKKITPDIDEELMMNLMVDGVKKEGLQLPPEPEPKATETVVVKPKELSQDKQAVKDKSRSKRTSEIDYENTFFKKSDTNARDGKTVYIRPEFHEKLTRIIQVIGEDKITIYAYLDNLLDYHFQEFSEQITKSYNDKYKPI, translated from the coding sequence ATGGAAAAAGATAATAAGAAAAAAATTACTCCTGATATTGACGAGGAGCTAATGATGAACCTGATGGTTGACGGTGTAAAGAAAGAAGGGTTACAGCTTCCACCGGAACCTGAACCAAAAGCAACCGAAACTGTGGTCGTTAAGCCAAAGGAACTATCACAGGATAAACAGGCTGTCAAGGATAAGAGCCGTAGTAAGAGAACTTCTGAAATAGATTACGAAAATACATTTTTTAAGAAATCAGACACCAATGCCCGTGACGGAAAAACAGTTTATATCAGACCAGAATTTCATGAAAAATTGACACGCATCATACAGGTGATTGGCGAAGATAAGATTACTATTTATGCTTATTTGGACAACTTACTGGATTATCATTTTCAGGAATTTAGCGAACAGATTACCAAAAGTTATAACGACAAGTATAAACCTATTTAA
- a CDS encoding ParA family protein codes for MNAKHKTVFIAFSSQKGGVGKSTFTTLAASILHYRLGYNVAVFDADFPQHSLLKMKERDLKMVMENEALKKLAYKQFTTINKKAYEIIQHRADSVLEAANEFVEASPVSIDAVFFDLPGTVNTPGILKALAGMHHIFTPITADRVVMESTLVFTQLLQDVIMKKGETSIKTINLFWNQVDGRESTPLYDVYNNLINDLGFSLMQSQVKNSTRFRKESEVNSKAIFRSTLMPPDERLMNACQLDLFMNEFLKIIQL; via the coding sequence ATGAATGCAAAACACAAAACAGTTTTTATCGCCTTTTCTTCTCAAAAAGGTGGCGTAGGTAAGAGTACGTTTACAACACTTGCGGCAAGCATCCTGCATTATCGTTTGGGCTACAATGTAGCTGTATTTGATGCAGATTTTCCACAGCATAGCCTGTTGAAAATGAAAGAGCGTGATTTGAAAATGGTAATGGAAAACGAGGCTTTGAAAAAGCTGGCGTATAAACAGTTTACCACCATCAACAAAAAGGCGTACGAAATTATTCAGCACAGAGCGGATAGCGTACTGGAAGCAGCCAACGAATTTGTTGAGGCTTCTCCGGTTTCAATTGATGCTGTATTTTTTGACCTTCCGGGAACGGTAAACACGCCGGGTATTCTGAAAGCATTGGCGGGAATGCACCACATTTTTACGCCAATCACGGCAGATCGTGTAGTAATGGAAAGCACGCTCGTTTTCACACAGCTCTTGCAAGACGTGATTATGAAAAAAGGCGAAACGTCCATAAAAACGATCAACCTGTTCTGGAACCAGGTTGATGGCAGGGAGAGCACACCTTTATACGATGTGTATAACAACCTTATCAATGATTTGGGATTTAGCCTGATGCAAAGCCAAGTAAAAAACAGCACACGCTTTCGCAAAGAAAGCGAAGTGAACAGCAAAGCTATTTTTCGCTCAACGCTGATGCCTCCGGACGAAAGGTTGATGAACGCCTGCCAACTAGACCTTTTTATGAACGAATTTTTAAAAATCATTCAATTATAA
- the mobA gene encoding conjugal transfer protein MobA, with translation MNESNNNKRNKGGRKPKLDPSTHRHVFRLTDEENAKFLSLFEGSGMPNKAKFIITQLFGNKMKSVQIDKGTVDFYMRLTSFHSQFRSIGVNYNQIVKLLYKSFSEKKASAYLYKLEKQTTEMVELFKKVLEITEEFDKKYLKK, from the coding sequence ATGAACGAGAGCAATAATAACAAACGAAATAAGGGCGGTCGTAAGCCAAAGCTTGACCCAAGTACCCACCGTCACGTTTTTCGTCTTACGGACGAAGAAAACGCCAAATTTTTATCGCTTTTTGAAGGATCAGGAATGCCCAACAAAGCAAAATTTATCATTACACAACTGTTCGGAAACAAAATGAAGTCCGTTCAGATTGACAAAGGAACGGTTGATTTCTATATGCGGTTGACTTCGTTTCACAGTCAGTTTCGTTCTATTGGTGTCAATTATAACCAGATTGTAAAGCTATTGTACAAGAGCTTTTCGGAGAAAAAAGCATCGGCATACCTGTATAAATTAGAAAAGCAGACGACAGAAATGGTTGAGCTGTTTAAAAAAGTGCTGGAAATAACCGAGGAATTTGACAAGAAATACCTCAAAAAATAA
- the mobB gene encoding conjugal transfer protein MobB, whose product MIAKIGRSANLYGALAYNNLKVEKENGQILFTNKIIETASGQYSVAQLAQSFAPYLLANQKTEKHTLHISLNPDPKDNVSDDKYREIAQQYMRELGYEEQPFVVFKHTDIDRSHIHIVSVCVDEQGKKISDKFEKMRSMNLCRELEQKHGLIPATDKERNQNDNVFLPIDYKAGDVKSQIASVVRHLPNYYQYQTLGEYNALLSLFNITTEKVEGELHKKMRQGLLYIPLNENGEKAGHPFKASLFGKSAGLPALELHFAKCKTALKDHPGKQTLKAAVTVALKTTSDEQAFKKQLIEQGINVVVRQNDTGRIYGITFIDHNSKAVWNGSRLDKELSANVFNDYWNNNIKPDIKEAAVPIPKLSTSNDADLPAEEPHHLFDFLTTEKHEDGLIEALGGLLPEAQGEDYEEQDFANKMKKKRKKKM is encoded by the coding sequence ATGATAGCAAAAATCGGTAGAAGTGCAAATTTGTACGGTGCGTTGGCATATAATAATCTAAAAGTAGAGAAAGAAAACGGACAAATCTTGTTTACAAATAAGATTATTGAAACGGCAAGCGGGCAATATTCCGTTGCGCAATTGGCACAATCTTTTGCTCCTTATCTTCTGGCAAATCAAAAAACTGAGAAACATACTTTGCATATTTCACTCAATCCCGACCCGAAAGATAATGTTAGTGATGATAAATATCGGGAAATAGCACAACAGTATATGCGGGAGCTGGGTTATGAAGAACAGCCTTTTGTGGTATTCAAGCACACTGATATTGACCGAAGCCATATTCATATTGTATCGGTTTGTGTTGATGAACAAGGCAAAAAGATTTCGGACAAATTCGAGAAAATGCGGTCTATGAACCTGTGCCGTGAACTGGAGCAGAAACATGGATTGATACCCGCAACCGATAAAGAGCGTAACCAAAATGACAATGTTTTCCTCCCGATAGATTATAAGGCAGGCGACGTAAAGAGCCAAATCGCTTCGGTTGTTCGTCACCTGCCAAACTATTACCAGTACCAGACTTTGGGCGAATACAATGCCCTGCTATCCCTGTTCAATATTACCACCGAAAAAGTGGAGGGCGAACTACACAAAAAGATGCGGCAGGGTTTACTGTACATCCCCTTAAATGAAAATGGCGAAAAAGCCGGGCATCCGTTCAAGGCTTCCCTGTTCGGAAAGAGCGCAGGGCTTCCGGCTTTGGAATTGCATTTTGCGAAATGCAAAACGGCTTTGAAAGACCACCCAGGCAAGCAGACCCTAAAAGCTGCCGTTACCGTTGCCCTGAAAACCACGAGCGACGAGCAGGCTTTTAAAAAGCAGCTAATTGAACAGGGCATTAACGTGGTGGTACGACAGAACGATACAGGTCGTATTTATGGTATCACATTCATAGACCATAATTCCAAAGCAGTTTGGAACGGTTCACGTTTAGACAAGGAGCTTTCTGCCAATGTCTTTAATGATTACTGGAATAATAATATCAAACCGGATATAAAAGAAGCTGCTGTACCAATCCCCAAACTATCCACATCAAATGATGCGGATCTTCCTGCGGAAGAACCACACCATTTGTTCGACTTCTTAACTACGGAAAAACACGAAGATGGTTTGATTGAAGCATTGGGCGGTTTGCTACCCGAAGCCCAGGGCGAGGATTATGAGGAACAGGATTTTGCTAACAAGATGAAGAAGAAAAGGAAGAAAAAAATGTAA
- a CDS encoding NAD(P)H:quinone oxidoreductase — protein MNKTISFLVFTLSFLLSINTTAMAQNKKTNILVLIHSDNGGTYELAKNITEGIEKNSDANATIKLVKASDNVKLKDIPVANVDELSSYDGIAFGSPVYFGNISTAMSEFLSKTVDVWTKHELEGMPATVFMSAGSGAGKELALQSFWNSLAVHGMILVSNGIRGYENIEKNIPQGNSVLGTTSLASLKDVTRPSKSERYLAKLQGENFAKVSTALKGTFKQKSIETKSAYTVDINEVLKQKNIVLPELPKPVGNYELFSRSGNLVFINQVSLKDGKILYPGKVGIDVTEQQVEEATKVTMLNIIAILKEAVGGDLNKVKKCVQLIGVFNTPETYTQHAMLMNAASDLTVEIFGEKGKHTRNTSGAYSLPVGSSVSIQAIFEVE, from the coding sequence ATGAATAAAACAATCTCATTTTTAGTTTTCACGCTCTCCTTTTTATTATCAATCAACACTACTGCTATGGCTCAAAATAAGAAAACAAACATACTGGTGCTTATCCATTCTGATAATGGCGGCACTTATGAACTGGCAAAGAACATTACCGAAGGAATTGAGAAAAATAGCGATGCTAATGCTACTATAAAGTTGGTGAAAGCATCAGATAATGTCAAGTTGAAAGACATTCCCGTAGCCAACGTTGATGAATTAAGTTCCTACGATGGCATAGCTTTTGGCTCGCCTGTGTACTTCGGGAATATCAGTACGGCAATGAGCGAATTTTTATCAAAAACGGTAGATGTCTGGACAAAACACGAATTAGAAGGTATGCCTGCAACTGTTTTTATGTCTGCAGGAAGCGGAGCCGGAAAAGAACTGGCATTGCAATCTTTCTGGAATAGTCTGGCAGTACACGGTATGATACTGGTATCAAATGGTATTCGTGGATATGAAAACATAGAAAAAAATATACCGCAAGGGAACTCGGTGTTAGGTACAACTAGTCTGGCTTCCTTAAAAGATGTGACAAGACCAAGCAAAAGCGAACGTTATCTTGCCAAATTACAGGGAGAAAATTTTGCTAAAGTTTCCACGGCATTAAAAGGAACTTTCAAACAAAAGTCAATCGAAACTAAATCTGCATACACAGTGGATATCAACGAGGTATTGAAACAGAAAAATATTGTTTTACCTGAATTACCAAAACCTGTAGGAAACTACGAGCTTTTTTCGCGTTCCGGGAATTTAGTATTTATCAATCAGGTTTCACTTAAAGACGGAAAGATTTTATATCCTGGAAAAGTCGGTATTGATGTTACTGAACAACAAGTAGAAGAAGCGACCAAAGTTACTATGCTCAACATTATTGCAATTTTGAAAGAGGCAGTGGGAGGCGATTTGAACAAAGTAAAAAAATGTGTGCAATTGATTGGCGTTTTTAATACTCCTGAAACATATACGCAGCACGCTATGTTGATGAATGCAGCTTCTGACCTGACAGTGGAAATATTCGGAGAAAAGGGAAAGCATACACGAAATACATCGGGGGCATATTCCTTACCAGTTGGTTCTTCTGTATCTATTCAGGCAATTTTTGAAGTTGAGTAG
- a CDS encoding helix-turn-helix domain-containing protein, whose translation MLKCGLKETTPGNYSDDVISDAYIWQQQNWKHDDYEHSHARYQLSYVTEGFQYFYIENKVYFVPQNHAIWIPSNIKHRISSSAETVNLTVLLFKYIPQNQFYNSVKIFRVPIVLHEMLNYATKWNKQLIEDDNQKVFLLAILQNLPDFYQKNNALEIPVPSDERLIPICSHINENFRYEFKVEDYVEIANMSVRNLQRIFKNETGITIQKYIQLTRILKSIELIDTKKYTLTEVAFKVGYKSLSAFLTSYKSLMKSAPK comes from the coding sequence ATGCTAAAATGTGGTCTTAAGGAAACAACTCCTGGCAATTATTCAGATGATGTTATAAGCGATGCTTATATATGGCAGCAACAAAACTGGAAACACGATGATTACGAGCATTCTCACGCACGTTATCAGCTATCCTATGTTACAGAGGGTTTTCAGTATTTTTACATAGAGAATAAGGTTTATTTTGTACCTCAAAATCACGCAATATGGATACCGTCAAATATAAAACACCGCATATCATCATCAGCAGAAACCGTTAATCTGACAGTATTGCTCTTTAAGTATATTCCGCAAAATCAATTTTACAATTCCGTAAAGATTTTCCGTGTTCCTATTGTCTTACACGAAATGCTCAATTATGCAACTAAGTGGAATAAACAACTTATTGAAGATGATAATCAGAAAGTCTTTTTATTAGCCATTTTGCAAAACCTTCCAGATTTTTATCAGAAAAATAATGCTTTGGAAATCCCTGTACCTTCAGACGAGCGACTAATTCCGATTTGCAGTCATATCAATGAAAATTTCAGATATGAGTTTAAAGTCGAAGATTATGTAGAAATTGCGAATATGTCGGTACGCAATTTACAACGTATCTTTAAAAATGAAACGGGGATAACCATACAGAAATATATACAGCTTACCCGTATTTTGAAGAGTATTGAACTAATTGATACTAAAAAATATACCCTTACAGAAGTAGCATTCAAAGTAGGATACAAGAGTTTGTCCGCATTCCTTACTTCCTATAAATCATTAATGAAATCCGCTCCTAAATAA
- the mobC gene encoding conjugal transfer protein MobC, which translates to MQGEDDLRGLAKIMAFMRAVSILLVLMHLYWFCYGFFLERGWTLEVINKILGNFDRTAGLFSHTLYTKAFALVLLALSCLGTKGVKNEKITWTKIYVTLGIGFVLFFLNTPLLKLSPAVGTFLYILTISLGYIALLMAGVWMSRLLKNNLMDDVFNNENESFQQETKLMENEYSVNLPTKFFYKNKWNNGWINIVNPFRASIVLGTPGSGKSYAIVNNYIKQQIEKGFSMYIYDFKFDDLSTIAYNHLLKHRDKYEVQPKFYVINFDDPRKSHRCNPLNPEFMTDISDAYEAAYTIMLNLNKSWILKQGDFFVESPIILLAAIIWYLKIYENGKYCTFPHAIELLNKKYSDVFTILTSYPDLENYLSSFMDAWQSGAQDQLQGQIASAKIPLSRMISPQLYWVMTGDDFTLDINNPKEPKILCVGNNPDRQNIYSAALGLYNSRIVKLINKKGQLKSSVIIDELPTIYFRGLDNLIATARSNKVAVCLGFQDFSQLTRDYGDKESKVIQNTVGNVFSGQVVGETAKSLSERFGKVLQKRQSMTINRNDKSTSISTQLDSLIPASKISTLTQGMFVGAISDNFDERIEQKIFHCEIVVDNDKVASETKAYQKIPQILSFTDKNGTDNMKQEIEKNYRQIKSDVVHIIESELERIKNDPDLQYLVQE; encoded by the coding sequence ATGCAGGGAGAGGACGATTTAAGAGGCTTAGCCAAGATAATGGCTTTTATGCGGGCAGTCAGTATTCTATTGGTACTGATGCACCTTTATTGGTTCTGCTACGGGTTCTTTTTAGAACGTGGCTGGACACTGGAAGTAATCAACAAGATTTTAGGCAATTTCGACAGAACGGCGGGTTTGTTCTCACATACCCTATATACCAAAGCCTTTGCTTTGGTATTGCTCGCTTTAAGCTGTTTAGGCACTAAGGGCGTAAAGAATGAGAAGATAACCTGGACTAAAATTTACGTGACTTTGGGTATCGGTTTCGTGCTGTTTTTCCTGAACACACCATTGCTAAAGCTATCCCCGGCAGTAGGCACGTTCCTGTATATCCTGACTATATCGTTAGGCTATATCGCTTTGCTGATGGCGGGTGTATGGATGAGCAGACTATTAAAGAACAACCTGATGGACGACGTTTTCAATAATGAAAACGAGAGCTTCCAACAGGAAACAAAGCTGATGGAAAACGAATATTCCGTCAATCTACCCACAAAGTTCTTTTACAAAAACAAATGGAACAACGGTTGGATTAACATCGTGAACCCTTTTCGAGCCTCGATTGTGTTGGGCACACCAGGTTCGGGCAAGAGCTATGCAATTGTAAACAACTACATCAAGCAGCAGATAGAGAAAGGGTTTAGTATGTACATCTACGATTTCAAGTTCGACGACCTTTCTACTATTGCCTACAATCACTTACTGAAGCATCGGGATAAGTACGAAGTACAACCCAAATTCTACGTGATAAACTTCGACGACCCACGCAAGAGCCACCGTTGTAATCCACTCAATCCCGAATTTATGACGGACATATCGGATGCCTACGAAGCGGCATATACGATAATGCTAAATCTTAACAAGTCGTGGATTTTGAAGCAAGGGGATTTCTTCGTGGAAAGCCCAATTATATTGCTTGCAGCCATTATTTGGTATCTCAAAATCTACGAAAACGGGAAGTATTGCACTTTCCCGCACGCCATCGAATTGCTGAATAAAAAGTATTCGGACGTGTTCACGATTTTAACTTCCTATCCCGATTTAGAAAATTATTTGTCATCGTTTATGGACGCTTGGCAAAGTGGCGCACAAGACCAATTACAAGGTCAGATAGCATCGGCAAAAATTCCTTTATCAAGAATGATTAGCCCGCAACTGTACTGGGTTATGACGGGCGACGATTTTACGCTCGACATCAATAACCCGAAAGAACCAAAGATTTTGTGCGTAGGTAATAACCCCGACCGCCAAAATATTTATTCGGCAGCTTTGGGTTTGTACAACTCCCGGATCGTAAAATTAATCAACAAAAAAGGACAGTTAAAAAGCTCCGTCATCATCGACGAGCTGCCGACGATATATTTTAGAGGACTGGACAATCTCATCGCAACGGCGAGAAGTAATAAGGTGGCGGTATGCCTGGGTTTTCAGGACTTTTCGCAATTAACAAGAGATTACGGCGATAAGGAAAGCAAGGTTATTCAGAATACCGTCGGTAATGTTTTCAGTGGGCAGGTTGTAGGCGAAACGGCAAAGAGCCTTTCCGAACGCTTCGGTAAAGTGTTGCAGAAACGCCAGAGTATGACCATCAACCGAAATGATAAATCTACTTCTATTTCAACTCAGTTAGATAGTTTAATACCGGCATCTAAAATATCGACGCTAACACAAGGGATGTTTGTAGGAGCAATTTCAGACAATTTTGATGAACGTATTGAACAGAAAATATTTCACTGTGAAATCGTAGTAGATAATGACAAAGTAGCTTCCGAAACTAAAGCCTATCAAAAAATACCGCAGATTTTATCTTTCACAGATAAGAACGGTACAGATAATATGAAACAAGAGATTGAAAAAAACTATCGGCAGATAAAATCAGACGTAGTTCATATAATTGAAAGTGAATTGGAGCGAATTAAAAACGATCCAGATTTGCAGTATTTGGTGCAAGAGTGA